CTGCTGATCAATTGAACCGCTATTTTTCAATACTAGAAATAGAAGAAGCAAACAATGGCTATCAGTTTTACAATACAACTcagatattttctaaaatctgTGGTAGATCCAGTGCTGTGTTGTCTCAAGCCTACAGATTTGCACAATATGCCTCCGAGATGTACCCTAATAATGTGGATTATTTGAGTGAAGTTGGATATCAATGCATACTTCAAGGGAAGTACAAAGATGCTGTTAGTTTCTTCAAGGCTGCAAGCAAAATTGACAGTAACTCTATAACAGCACTGTGTGGATTGACCCTTTGTCAGTTGTTTGAAAATGGCCCCACTGATCAAATTAGCCAGCAAGTGGAGTTATTGTTTGAGATGCAAGGCACAAACAAACTACCAGTTTTATACCTTCTCTCTGCTCAGCTAAATGCGAAAAATTCCGCAAAAGCAATGTCGTATTTGAACACTGCATATGAAACCAAATTTATCTTAGCAGACCGAAATCCTTTCAGCTTGACTTACATCAAATACATAGATCCTGATTTTCTTCTTGAAGTCTATAAAGAGTATCAGAAACATTTGCCGAAGAGACCATTTGTTATAGtagattatttgttatattcacAAGAAGGAAACACAACACCTGTCTCTCATTGCTTCAAGTTACTTAATAAGATCTGTGATGCATGTCCAGGGCTGATAAAAGCTCTATACGAGCTGGCGAAGCtgaaatttttgtttggaTATTCAATGAAGGCCCACAAATTAGCGACTATGGTTGGAGAATTAGACAGTACACATGCAGGGAGCCAAATCCTTCTGACTCAGATTTATATTCAACAGCAAGCCTATAATAAAGCCGCACAGTGCTTGGAAATGTGTTTAAGCTATAACTTTAAAGTAAGAGACAGTGCTATGTATCATTTCCTCAATGGAGTTATACTGAAGAGTTCGAATCAGTACCAGGAAGCTCTGTCGAGTTTTACCACCGCTGTACAAATGGCAAATAACAAGGCTGCCAGCAACATGAGCCGCCTTTATGATTCAGACCTCAACATCATTGATAAGGCCACTCTGTATCtacaaattattgaaatccAAACATATTTGGGACAATTATCAGAAGCAGGGAAAACTATGCAGGTATATTTTCTCATATTCATTACAATTGTCATTCGCCATTTTCACACTTATTCaatcaatacaataataagttttgaGATGTTATTGAATCCACAAATCCAGCCATATCATAATATTCGTTGATTTATATGAAGAAAATCTATATATCAATTTCCCTCTTTTTCCAGGAAGCTATCCAAGAATTTTCTTACACATCCGAGGAAGGTCGCCTGCTCATAGCCCGCGCAGACATGGCCTTGGATAAAGCCGACGTCGACAATGCCATAGATATCCTAAACGAAATCAAACCAGGCCAGCCCTACTACTTCCAAGCACACAGCAAGATGGCGCATATTTACTTGAAACAGAAGAACGATAGGGCCATGTTCACGGCGTGTTTCAAAGACATTGTGAATAATCATCCGATGGCGGACGCTCATGTTATGATGGGAGATGCCTTTATGTCTATTCATGGTGAGCTGTGTTGAAGAAATGTAGTCAAAAACTACCATTTGGCGACTGACCTATttcatattcaatattttttatgcaatataaatatttcaattcagTAACTAAATTGCAGCTTCGTAAAATTTTGTGACCCCAGAAGATATGAATAGTTCATTGTGCCATGAAAATCTGTACCTAATGCACAAACAGTCAATAAACATTGATGATTGTTATCTGCTTTTCAATTCATCATAATAACTGTCTTATATTGCCAAAAGTCTTATGTCTTTCGAATTATGGAGTTCTAAACGAAAttctgatatttaaaaatgatttatattattttttttcagaaccGATCCAAGCAGCAGAATCGTACGAGGCAGCCCTAGCAGGGAGCCCTAAAGACATCCATCTGGTAAAGAAGTTGGGAGCCGCCCTGGTGAAGATGCACGAGTACGACAAAGCTACGCAACATTATGAGAACGCTATCAAGTTGCTCAACGATGACGAACTTAAGTTTGAATATTTGGACCTTCTTATAAAGGTATTAGTTGCGTCACAGTGGATTATTCCGTTTATCTCAGATCTTATTTTCATATTGTgacttcattttattaatagtaacTCGGTCGATCTTCGCTTTACAGCAAAGTTTTCAGTTTCGAAATAGTAGCTCGTTAGTAGTCCTCAATGACACTACGAGTAAAAGCTAAATTCTCAGCATGTATTGCTGTTATTTTTTAGTCGTGTAtgtttttgtctattttttacagtaatcctttaaaattaataatcgtTCATAAATGCAATACACCTTTTTCAGTTAAAACAATACGACAAAGCAGACTCAATAATAACATCAGAAATCAATCAACTATACAACAAAGATAAAGACGTGAGCACTCTAAAACGCCGCGTTCGCTACCTCACCACTCAAGCGAAATGTCGGCAGCTGAAAAATCCAAACGGTGGCAACACTCATCTCATTCTCACCGAAGCGAAGGAAATACAAAATACCGTTGTGAAAAGAATAGAAATAGACTCTAGAGGAGATGTTCAAGAGGAGAAACGTATTCTGTCCGAAATACTCTGCTCTTTAGCGAAAGTAAAGTCTAGTAAGGAACCCGCTGTTGCTGCGAATCTGTACTCTGAAGCGTTGATTCATGTGCCGAGGGATCCCAGTACTTTGTTGTCGTTAGCGAAGTTGTACGCtgatgtaagtattttttatatattaaaaagagaTGGCGGCATGAAATGGATGGTTTTCTGCGATGGCAGCAGCATACTGTTTTCAATAGagtttttggaaaaataattaatcagcCTTTGACTAGCTGTGGGACCCTACATCAGACCTAGTATAAAACGAAAACAGGTGCGAGTTGAACTTGCATGAAGAGGGTTTCGTACAATTTATGGTAATTatcaaattacatatatttaaagtatgtCTACCTCGTAAGGAATAAAGAGATGATATTGTATATAAagttatcaatttaaaattgtgtttacaTAGACTAGACGAAAGgagcatattttattttatattacagatGAACCATCCCGAGAAATGCGAGCAGACTTGCGCTGTGTTGTTGAATACCGACCCCAATAACGAGGCGGCGGCTGTCATGATGGCCGATCTAGCATTTCGAAAGGTAAAGCAAATGTTCGTTATGAACATTGTTCATAGAATCCCATTTTGATAAGTTGTAATCTGGAAATATTAAGTTCCGCTGATCACTAATTTACAAAGGAttactttgtttaattttctttattcgtTTTTATGATTCATTCTAACATAATAACTGGAACTTCGAAATCAATAGACAACAGTATAACTCTTGATTTCGCTGTGATTTTGCAACTGGATCCTTTtctgacgttaaccctcctGGGCATAATATATAGTTGCCTATCACCTGCAAAGGCTGTGTGTTTTGAGTCCAGTATAcgattatatactaaataccaggtattaaacgcgcacataccttttctatttcccagacgttgaGTCAGTCGCTCAGTGACCACGaacctttgtaacaaggtccgaaacgtctgggaaataaaaaagtatgcgcgcgtttaatacctgttatttagtatataattatgcaacacGAAAGTTTAAATGTTCTAAAACTCTCTACATATATGGGTATGTGCGATTTCTTTTCAGGTGGACTTCGAAACGGCCCAGCGCCATCTAACTCAAATCCTTTCAGTGAAGCCGCTCAGTTGGGAGGCGCTCGCGCAACTCATCGAGGTCCAATGGCGGCGCGGCAAGCTCTCCGAAGCCGATTCAGCGCTTGATGCCGCAAAAATGGCGCTAGAAGACAGTGAGGACCCAGGTTCGTTCATTACTGTTGTATACGGGCTGGTTTTCACTCTACTGATAATTTCGAGAAATAAAGATAATCGATGCAGAAGATGTGTGCTCACATGCTCGCACGATGTTCACGATCAAGATTAGCTACGCAAGCTACTTGCAAACACCAGTGAATACGAAATTGTTGTAGTTCTCGCCATGGTCGAAGTCGACTGGATCACTTCTTTTCTTTCATCTCTGCATAttcccggttgcgttcggggtttTGAAGCAGCGAAGCCAGGGGTCACcgtgaaaaacttttttgaagattcggctttgattttacaatcagctgcctgcctgacgtcaaccctccttgggaatgctattattgtcGATCAGTTGCCTAGGCtgtatgtcccttagtcgcctcgtacgtgGGCCTATTTTAGGGCGAAACCACACGACACTGAATCACTTCGACAAATACATCGATCGAAATCTCAtgtaaatgacaaaatttgaatcCAATTCATTTTCACCTGGCAACTGTGTTTTGacaacacactcgaaaatatcataaatagattatgaaacaaacaaaatgcaaataaaacaagacgtaacaaccacgaccGCAGGGTACTACTACTGCCTGGGCACGTACTCGTGCTGCGCCGGACGCGCCACCGCGGCGCTGCGACAGCTCAacgcggcgcggcgcgcggcCTCGCGtgcgccgcgcgccgccgcccgcaTGGTGCTCTTGTGTCTCGCGCACGACGCG
The genomic region above belongs to Plodia interpunctella isolate USDA-ARS_2022_Savannah chromosome 7, ilPloInte3.2, whole genome shotgun sequence and contains:
- the LOC128671603 gene encoding tetratricopeptide repeat protein 21B-like, with the protein product MELTWYRCNVHYYLREKCYGKARKIVKEALHLNSDISEFLFYHGVASILEGQVQSGINDLNPLQSDRDLQLAVVMALIYGHKLASVLERDVLYNLESKLKEEKKHGNTMSYYYAGLFLSFAEKYEKASEYVNKSLKKDSNNIDAIILKGFNDMYMTVGDMQPSTLDYLELALTKSDRNVEALLGLAKFKYFAKDYEASNLTLDRLIVSSPSQVVPLIEKLKNEFALQKWEAVYDTMERIFPLEPDNIEAYKIRIFLALCKNADYIEAADQLNRYFSILEIEEANNGYQFYNTTQIFSKICGRSSAVLSQAYRFAQYASEMYPNNVDYLSEVGYQCILQGKYKDAVSFFKAASKIDSNSITALCGLTLCQLFENGPTDQISQQVELLFEMQGTNKLPVLYLLSAQLNAKNSAKAMSYLNTAYETKFILADRNPFSLTYIKYIDPDFLLEVYKEYQKHLPKRPFVIVDYLLYSQEGNTTPVSHCFKLLNKICDACPGLIKALYELAKLKFLFGYSMKAHKLATMVGELDSTHAGSQILLTQIYIQQQAYNKAAQCLEMCLSYNFKVRDSAMYHFLNGVILKSSNQYQEALSSFTTAVQMANNKAASNMSRLYDSDLNIIDKATLYLQIIEIQTYLGQLSEAGKTMQEAIQEFSYTSEEGRLLIARADMALDKADVDNAIDILNEIKPGQPYYFQAHSKMAHIYLKQKNDRAMFTACFKDIVNNHPMADAHVMMGDAFMSIHEPIQAAESYEAALAGSPKDIHLVKKLGAALVKMHEYDKATQHYENAIKLLNDDELKFEYLDLLIKLKQYDKADSIITSEINQLYNKDKDVSTLKRRVRYLTTQAKCRQLKNPNGGNTHLILTEAKEIQNTVVKRIEIDSRGDVQEEKRILSEILCSLAKVKSSKEPAVAANLYSEALIHVPRDPSTLLSLAKLYADMNHPEKCEQTCAVLLNTDPNNEAAAVMMADLAFRKVDFETAQRHLTQILSVKPLSWEALAQLIEVQWRRGKLSEADSALDAAKMALEDSEDPGYYYCLGTYSCCAGRATAALRQLNAARRAASRAPRAAARMVLLCLAHDAPDADAFAGNGDDSDTRTLALRTAEKLLVEVAPTERKSLQALLQLATRQKQQAEKVLQELLPLVTEDVYQDDPYLILAIANAYNIIKQPTRAKNILKRTISSIPWSPEKADGLERCWLEVADNQVSSGRADAAKELLTKILNHNNSCAAAYQYLGILAEKEQNYKSAAHNYDNAWTHGGKADLAVGYKLAHAHLKLKKYPECIVVSRHILKVHPDYPKIKKEILDKARTNLRT